One Temnothorax longispinosus isolate EJ_2023e chromosome 8, Tlon_JGU_v1, whole genome shotgun sequence genomic region harbors:
- the LOC139817853 gene encoding uncharacterized protein: MTGHLNPKPSEIMERCKFNVAKQEANESVAEFTTRLKKMATHCNFENIKVALRDQFVSGLKDHDTKAALFRIEKLDYETAVKEAVIREAAEKNATNTLQVLENKSAKSEVFALQNSRKPGRWNMSGGNPTKPHEQQRPTAGSNQQQHNQQPSSEQGIVCYCCGKPNHTSKWCRYREFTCHNCDKKGHLKIVCRKGSAGSTQQLKLMQEDSGAALVPETAPHCNEFHKLDLSDEYEYVKYVSGKDGAEPMFVDLTVNGTKVRMELDTGTYATVISEKCFNECFRMYKLVKTERNFKVYNGDTLKPIGKLTNLTVELESKTRILECFILPGTGPALIGRQWLQAFGLWPLRLRDKDENSLNKIDVENVANYFFKKYSELFSDTPGMYNKSKTKIHLKTDARPIALKCIHVAHALKPLIEKELDRLVKLGHLEPVETSEWATPIVPVFKSNGNIRLCGDFKLTLNPYVIIDKYPLHTIDEIFANMQGGTLFSELDLTHAYMQFPVDEECLHLLTIVTHKGLFRYKNIPEGVSPAPADVQKKMDECLRGIDGAIAYLDNIYVTGRTKEEHKANLEKPNVAETVEEKQRAQIVSRAARRKVEVAVGDDVMVDDYGIRADKRTAGKIVKQTSPSTYDVQTDKGAVQKRHIDQIVKGKANEPWIWVDNMSVIEIELNNIMRIWIPRNPHHIYMHEINIRQLVNLARQRWVRWFRTIDQENNAEIWECSGDIDIFGLRRLFDMEDFEEEEEEEHW; encoded by the exons ATGACCGGACATTTGAACCCGAAGCCGTCTGAAATCATGGAAAGATGCAAGTTCAACGTGGCCAAACAAGAGGCGAATGAATCTGTGGCTGAATTCACAaccagattaaaaaaaatggcaaCGCACtgcaatttcgaaaatataaaagtagcACTTCGAGACCAATTCGTGAGTGGATTGAAGGACCACGACACGAAAGCAGCGCTGTTCAGAATCGAAAAATTGGACTATGAGACGGCGGTTAAAGAAGCTGTAATACGAGAAGCAgcagaaaaaaatgcaacaaaCACATTACAAGTGTTGGAAAATAAAAGTGCCAAAAGCGAAGTTTTCGCCTTACAAAACTCACGAAAGCCGGGTAGATGGAACATGAGTGGGGGTAATCCAACAAAGCCGCACGAGCAGCAGAGGCCCACGGCTGGCTCCAATCAACAACAACACAACCAGCAACCGTCGAGCGAGCAAGGCATCGTGTGTTATTGCTGCGGAAAGCCAAATCATACAAGCAAGTGGTGCCGATACCGAGAGTTCACGTGCCATAACTGCGACAAGAAAGGCCATCTAAAGATAGTATGCCGGAAAGGGAGCGCCGGATCAACGCAACAACTCAAGCTGATGCAGGAGGACAGCGGAGCAGCCCTGGTTCCAGAGACGGCACCACATTGCAACGAGTTTCATAAATTGGACTTGAGCGATGAGTATGAGTATGTAAAGTACGTGAGCGGTAAAGACGGGGCCGAGCCTATGTTTGTTGACTTAACGGTGAACGGAACTAAAGTAAGAATGGAATTAGATACGGGCACATACGCGACAGTAATTTCAGAGAAATGCTTTAATGAATGTTTCAGAATGTATAAATTGgtaaaaacagaaagaaattttaaggTGTACAACGGTGACACCTTAAAACCAATCGGGAAATTAACGAATCTAACAGTCGAATTAGAAAGTAAAACAAGAATATtggaatgttttattttaccgGGTACGGGACCAGCATTGATCGGACGACAATGGTTACAAGCGTTCGGGTTATGGCCATTACGTTTAAGGGACAAAGATGAAAATagtcttaataaaattgatgtcGAAAATGTAGCtaactattttttcaaaaaatacagTGAATTGTTTAGCGATACCCCAggaatgtataataaaagtaaaacaaaaatacactTGAAAACCGACGCGCGTCCAATAGCCCTTAAATGTATACATGTCGCGCATGCGTTGAAACcattaatagaaaaagagcTAGATAGATTAGTCAAATTGGGGCATTTGGAGCCGGTAGAAACTAGTGAATGGGCCACGCCCATAGTACCAGTTTTCAAAAGTAACGGTAATATCAGACTATGTGGAGATTTTAAGCTCACGTTAAATCCCTAcgtaattattgataaataccCACTGCATACaattgatgaaatttttgcaaacatgCAAGGAGGCACATTGTTTTCCGAGTTGGATTTAACGCACGCGTACATGCAATTCCCAGTAGATGAAGAATGTTTGCATCTGCTTACAATTGTAACACACAAGGGCTTATTTAGATATAAGAATATCCCAGAAGGTGTCTCACCAGCACCAGCGGATGTGCAGAAGAAAATGGACGAATGTCTAAGGGGAATAGACGGCGCAATTGCGTATCTCGATAATATCTATGTAACGGGTCGCACTAAAGAAGAGCATAAGGCGAATTTGGAAAAG CCGAATGTAGCTGAAACGGTTGAGGAGAAGCAACGCGCGCAAATTGTAAGTAGAGCAGCTAGGCGCAAAGTTGAAGTAGCAGTAGGTGACGATGTCATGGTCGACGATTACGGCATAAGAGCCGATAAGCGAACCGCAGGTAAAATCGTGAAACAGACATCGCCATCTACGTACGACGTGCAGACCGATAAAGGTGCAGTTCAAAAGCGTCACATCGATCAGATAGTTAAGGGCAAAGCGAACGAGCCG TGGATATGGGTAGACAACATGTCTGTAATCGAAATAgaactaaataatataatgaggATTTGGATCCCTCGCAATCCG CACCATATATACATGCACGAGATAAATATACGACAACTCGTAAATTTGGCGCGCCAGCGTTGGGTGCGTTGGTTTAGGACGATTGACCAGGAAAACAACGCTGAAATCTGGGAATGTTCCGGGGACATCGATATTTTTGGATTACGTCGTTTATTCGATATGGAGGACtttgaagaagaagaagaagaagaacacTG GTAA